From Balneola sp. MJW-20, the proteins below share one genomic window:
- the neuC gene encoding UDP-N-acetylglucosamine 2-epimerase gives MKIGVLTSSRADFGIYQPLLKKLENDTFFDLTIIAFGTHGSPYHGETISEIQQTGFKKTDLIQSLLLNDNPNGISTSYGLTVTKFADYWAENTFDLVFCLGDRFEMSAAVQAGIPFGVRFAHIHGGETTLGAIDNIYRHQITLASSIHFPSTEAYRKKIESVTGQNEHIYNVGSLSLDNIEAFQFIDEQSFRMKFGIPDRPYILVTFHPETVKPEKNQNFASEMKRALTELGENYFLVITMPNADTNGKIYRNAIDELKKDMAEKVLCIENFGKINYFNAMKYAEFLMGNTSSGIIEAASFNKYVINVGDRQKGRARGDNVKDCDFNAEEILNAALKVKELGEFEGPNIYRKPDTAKIIIDTLKYNYATL, from the coding sequence ATGAAAATAGGAGTACTGACAAGCTCAAGGGCAGACTTTGGCATATATCAGCCACTGCTTAAAAAGCTGGAAAACGATACATTCTTTGATTTGACCATTATTGCTTTCGGTACTCACGGATCACCGTATCATGGTGAAACTATATCCGAGATACAGCAAACAGGATTTAAGAAAACAGATCTTATTCAATCCCTGTTGTTAAATGATAATCCTAACGGCATCAGCACCTCTTACGGTCTTACCGTAACCAAGTTCGCTGATTATTGGGCAGAGAATACGTTTGACCTGGTGTTTTGTCTGGGAGACCGTTTTGAGATGTCGGCTGCAGTTCAGGCCGGGATACCATTTGGAGTGAGATTTGCACATATTCACGGGGGTGAAACAACCTTAGGTGCTATCGATAATATTTACAGACATCAGATCACCCTGGCATCGTCCATTCACTTCCCGTCCACAGAAGCATACAGGAAAAAAATTGAGTCTGTTACTGGACAGAATGAACATATCTACAATGTTGGCTCTTTGAGCTTAGATAACATTGAAGCGTTTCAGTTTATCGATGAGCAATCGTTTCGGATGAAATTCGGGATCCCTGACAGACCCTATATATTAGTTACCTTTCACCCCGAAACGGTAAAGCCCGAAAAAAATCAGAATTTTGCATCAGAGATGAAAAGGGCGCTTACTGAATTAGGTGAAAATTACTTTTTGGTCATTACGATGCCTAATGCTGATACCAATGGTAAGATATACCGGAACGCGATTGATGAATTAAAAAAGGACATGGCTGAAAAGGTACTTTGCATTGAAAATTTTGGAAAAATCAATTACTTCAATGCCATGAAATACGCGGAATTCCTTATGGGAAATACCTCCAGTGGGATCATAGAAGCAGCGTCTTTTAATAAGTATGTGATAAATGTAGGTGACAGACAAAAAGGGCGTGCAAGGGGTGATAATGTTAAAGACTGTGATTTTAATGCCGAGGAAATATTAAATGCAGCATTAAAAGTGAAAGAATTGGGTGAATTTGAGGGGCCTAATATCTACCGAAAGCCAGATACGGCAAAAATAATAATCGATACCCTAAAGTATAATTATGCGACATTATAA
- a CDS encoding nucleotidyltransferase family protein, giving the protein MRHYKEHLIPSGTTIRESLKVLDKLASDAISFVVDKDDKLIGSLTDGDVRRGLIRGAELEQAVDEIIQSDPKYLRKGDHDIEKVIKYRDKNYRIIPILDKNDHVVNVINFGYLKSYLPIDVVIMAGGKGTRLRPLTEDTPKPLLQVGEKPILEHNIDRLTLFGMDDYWISVNYLGEQIEEHFGNGKGKNLHIQYIWENEPLGTIGSVSKIDNFIHNHVLVTNSDILTNLDYEDFFLRFLEEKADFAVVTIPYKVDVPYAVLETSNGHVMSFKEKPTYTYYSNGGIYLMKKEITEQIPKNSFYDTTDLMEDLISEGKKVLSYPLSGYWLDIGKHEDFEKAQKDIHTIKF; this is encoded by the coding sequence ATGCGACATTATAAAGAGCACCTGATACCTTCTGGAACGACTATCAGAGAATCACTCAAAGTATTGGATAAATTAGCAAGTGATGCAATTTCTTTTGTAGTGGATAAAGATGATAAACTGATAGGGTCTCTTACAGATGGTGACGTCAGAAGAGGGTTGATCCGGGGTGCTGAACTTGAACAAGCTGTTGATGAAATCATTCAGTCAGATCCCAAGTATCTACGTAAAGGAGATCATGATATTGAAAAGGTGATAAAATACAGGGATAAGAATTATCGTATTATTCCTATTCTGGATAAAAACGATCACGTTGTAAATGTGATCAATTTCGGTTATCTGAAATCGTATCTTCCAATTGATGTGGTGATCATGGCAGGAGGTAAAGGGACCCGGTTAAGACCTTTGACAGAAGATACACCCAAGCCTCTTTTACAAGTAGGGGAAAAACCCATTCTTGAGCATAATATAGATCGTCTTACACTATTCGGAATGGACGATTACTGGATATCGGTAAATTATCTCGGGGAACAGATAGAAGAGCATTTTGGAAACGGCAAGGGTAAAAATCTCCACATTCAATATATATGGGAGAATGAACCATTGGGGACCATAGGCTCTGTATCGAAGATTGACAATTTTATTCATAATCACGTGCTGGTTACAAACTCCGATATTCTGACTAACCTGGATTATGAAGATTTTTTCCTCCGGTTTTTAGAGGAAAAAGCAGATTTCGCCGTTGTGACCATACCGTATAAGGTGGATGTTCCTTACGCGGTTCTGGAGACCTCTAACGGACATGTTATGAGTTTCAAAGAAAAGCCCACCTATACTTACTATTCAAATGGTGGTATTTACCTGATGAAAAAAGAAATCACAGAGCAAATACCAAAGAATTCTTTTTATGACACTACGGATCTGATGGAGGATCTGATCAGTGAGGGTAAAAAGGTACTATCCTACCCGCTGTCAGGATACTGGCTGGATATTGGAAAACACGAAGATTTCGAAAAAGCACAGAAAGACATTCACACGATCAAGTTCTGA
- a CDS encoding cytidylyltransferase domain-containing protein — protein sequence MKPLVIIPARGGSKRLPGKNIRPLRGKPLIHYTIEAARGVFEDSVICVSTDDEKIKNVSEQTGIHIPFIRPKELAKDTSDSRSVMLHAVDHYAEHEGYHADTIILLQPTSPLRNAQHIEEAVKLYQDHFDMVVSVKETDSNPYFVLFEENEKGYLKKSKKGEFTRKQDCPKVWELNGAIYVINVESLRRYQPSQFEHVIKYEMEAISSMDVDTELDWIMLESILSLNK from the coding sequence ATGAAACCTCTTGTCATAATACCGGCGCGGGGCGGATCGAAGAGGCTCCCGGGGAAAAATATCAGGCCCTTGAGAGGAAAACCTTTAATTCATTACACTATTGAAGCAGCCAGAGGGGTTTTTGAGGATTCTGTCATTTGTGTTTCAACCGATGATGAGAAGATCAAAAATGTTTCGGAGCAGACCGGAATACACATTCCATTTATCCGGCCGAAAGAGCTGGCAAAAGATACATCTGATTCCAGAAGCGTGATGCTGCATGCGGTTGACCATTATGCCGAGCATGAAGGCTACCATGCCGATACAATCATATTATTGCAGCCAACCTCACCCCTGCGAAATGCACAGCATATCGAAGAAGCCGTTAAGCTTTATCAGGATCATTTTGATATGGTGGTTTCAGTAAAAGAGACAGATTCAAATCCCTACTTTGTACTATTTGAAGAGAATGAGAAGGGATATTTAAAGAAATCCAAAAAAGGCGAATTTACTCGTAAACAGGATTGTCCAAAGGTATGGGAATTAAATGGAGCAATTTATGTGATAAATGTTGAATCTCTGCGCAGGTATCAGCCATCTCAGTTTGAACATGTCATTAAGTATGAGATGGAAGCTATTTCATCAATGGATGTGGATACGGAACTGGACTGGATCATGCTGGAGAGCATATTATCCTTAAATAAATGA
- a CDS encoding oligosaccharide flippase family protein has protein sequence MFRSSDYLKNVTTLATGTTLAQGVSLITAPILYRIYDKDDYGTLALYIGIVAIIGVFSTMQYLQPILLEKEDEDAKKVMWLNRSINAVVTVVSLVLILFLGNNIATWLNNPLITPWLYLIPVSIFFSGQNKIFRVWANRKKKYKIMSFNTILTAILVPVVSISIGLLREGALGLFLGLIASQMIPALVLLIALTRNEDLGLNYFDFGFIKKKAKQYKNFPLYSLPSEFVNRLTNQLPVFMISIYVGPAVVGVYNLCIRMLGLPIQLLGNALGEVYKQKATEDYNKTGDYSSIFIKTLKATFFTSLIPVLILIFFASELFVFFFGQKWLEAGILAQFMAPLFMLRLINAPLSYGIFIHNKLHIDMIASVIFGVGSLLCFTLGFNYLDNYMHVLIIFTLFYCITYLIMIIYNYRLAIK, from the coding sequence ATGTTTCGAAGTTCTGATTATTTAAAAAATGTCACGACTTTAGCTACCGGTACGACACTCGCACAAGGTGTCTCCTTAATCACGGCGCCGATACTATACCGTATTTACGACAAGGATGACTACGGGACCTTAGCCCTCTATATTGGTATTGTTGCAATAATTGGAGTGTTTTCCACCATGCAGTACTTACAGCCCATTTTATTGGAAAAAGAGGATGAGGATGCTAAAAAAGTAATGTGGCTAAACCGTTCAATAAATGCTGTTGTAACAGTTGTATCCCTAGTGCTTATTTTGTTTTTAGGAAATAATATTGCTACCTGGCTAAATAACCCATTGATTACCCCTTGGCTGTATTTGATTCCTGTATCTATTTTTTTTTCAGGACAGAATAAAATTTTTCGGGTTTGGGCAAACAGAAAAAAGAAGTACAAAATAATGTCGTTCAATACTATTTTGACGGCCATACTTGTACCGGTAGTAAGCATTAGTATAGGGTTGTTAAGAGAGGGAGCATTGGGGCTTTTTTTAGGCCTGATAGCCAGCCAGATGATACCTGCCCTTGTGCTTTTAATAGCATTGACCAGAAATGAAGATTTGGGGTTAAACTATTTTGATTTTGGCTTTATTAAAAAGAAAGCGAAACAATACAAAAACTTTCCATTGTATAGTTTGCCGTCAGAATTTGTAAACAGGCTTACAAACCAATTGCCGGTATTTATGATAAGTATTTACGTGGGGCCTGCCGTGGTGGGAGTTTATAACTTATGTATCAGAATGTTAGGGTTGCCTATACAACTATTAGGAAATGCATTGGGTGAAGTGTATAAACAGAAAGCCACCGAAGACTATAATAAAACAGGAGATTATAGTTCAATTTTTATAAAGACTTTAAAAGCAACTTTTTTTACATCCCTGATTCCTGTTTTAATTTTAATTTTCTTTGCATCTGAATTATTTGTTTTCTTTTTCGGACAAAAATGGCTTGAAGCAGGCATTTTAGCTCAATTTATGGCGCCGCTTTTTATGTTAAGGCTCATAAACGCTCCTCTGAGTTATGGAATTTTTATTCATAACAAGTTGCACATTGATATGATTGCCTCGGTAATTTTTGGAGTTGGATCCTTATTGTGTTTTACTTTAGGATTTAATTATTTAGATAATTATATGCATGTTTTAATAATTTTTACACTCTTTTATTGTATTACATATTTGATAATGATCATATACAATTATAGACTAGCAATAAAATGA
- a CDS encoding class I SAM-dependent methyltransferase: protein MKFSKEDIEYLNGNKFSNGRKFKVAGKNNVNFSRLDFLESYAKDKNVLHIGFTDHIPLIKEKIGKNQWLHTRLVQKAKNCYGIDIDADAVEYVKSEISIDNVFCFDITKDNIPTEISDKKWDVIIIGEVLEHIDNPVEFLSQIHLKFSKIAGELIVTVPNALELINIKLIRKGQEFINTDHRYWFTPYTLSKVLFNSGFLSKEVFYSQTFQPSRFYERYLVNKFPMLRETVISISTFR from the coding sequence ATGAAATTCAGCAAAGAAGACATTGAATATTTAAACGGAAATAAATTTTCCAATGGGCGTAAATTTAAAGTTGCGGGAAAAAATAACGTAAACTTTAGCAGGCTTGATTTTTTAGAATCATATGCAAAAGACAAAAATGTATTGCATATAGGCTTTACAGATCATATTCCGTTAATCAAAGAAAAAATAGGGAAAAACCAATGGTTGCATACAAGATTAGTTCAAAAAGCGAAAAACTGTTACGGGATTGATATTGATGCTGATGCAGTAGAATATGTTAAATCTGAAATTTCCATAGATAATGTCTTTTGTTTTGACATCACAAAGGATAATATCCCTACAGAGATAAGTGATAAAAAGTGGGATGTAATAATTATTGGAGAAGTACTGGAACATATTGATAATCCGGTAGAATTTTTATCCCAAATACATTTGAAATTTTCAAAAATAGCAGGTGAACTGATTGTAACAGTGCCAAATGCTTTAGAATTAATCAACATCAAACTAATTAGAAAAGGTCAGGAGTTTATAAATACCGACCATAGGTATTGGTTTACACCTTATACTTTATCGAAAGTTTTATTCAATTCAGGTTTTTTAAGTAAAGAAGTATTCTATTCTCAAACTTTTCAGCCAAGCCGTTTCTATGAACGATACCTTGTAAATAAGTTCCCAATGCTTCGGGAAACGGTTATTTCTATTTCTACTTTTCGGTGA
- a CDS encoding glycosyltransferase, whose product MKILYFTESYPYGLGEQWKTNELKILVRHFEDIEVIPFHYNSNHIPVDPIKGITYHKPLFEKIPNPRVFFKFWSILKSKKRYYFFKEFFKKKIFTIDKFKQWVSSSFLIDELLRNEILKEKLLRTSSNTIAYFFWGRKSAEIIPLINNSSVYCFVRLHGYDLYDERYSTRYIPYQDKILHCAHKILTVSNHGKEYLISKFPSLRDRIKVSYLGTLYAGHSKYSLSYNMTILSCSSIIPLKRVSLIASALQYIKTFSIEWIHIGSGPCRPEVESIAKDFSENVKFKITGWLPSSEVRQFYQENEVDLFINVSESEGVPVSIMEAMSSGVPVLATDVGGVSEIVNNNNGKLLDPSIQPEDLAKEITKFFHKSNEEKLSMRKEAYNMFKEKYDAENNALKLVHLFNSSV is encoded by the coding sequence TTGAAAATATTATACTTTACTGAATCCTATCCTTATGGTCTCGGTGAGCAGTGGAAAACCAATGAACTTAAGATATTAGTAAGACATTTTGAAGATATAGAAGTTATCCCGTTCCACTATAATAGCAACCATATTCCTGTTGACCCTATTAAAGGTATAACATATCATAAGCCGTTATTTGAGAAAATTCCGAACCCCAGGGTATTCTTTAAATTTTGGTCAATCCTGAAATCAAAAAAGCGATATTATTTTTTTAAAGAATTCTTCAAAAAAAAAATATTTACAATAGATAAATTTAAACAATGGGTAAGTAGTTCATTTCTAATTGATGAGCTTCTAAGAAATGAAATTCTTAAAGAAAAATTATTAAGAACTTCAAGTAACACAATCGCTTATTTTTTTTGGGGAAGAAAGTCTGCTGAAATTATACCATTGATTAATAATTCATCTGTTTATTGCTTCGTAAGGTTACATGGTTATGATTTATATGATGAAAGATACAGCACTAGATATATTCCCTATCAAGATAAAATATTGCATTGCGCGCATAAAATATTGACAGTATCAAATCACGGAAAAGAATATCTTATTTCAAAGTTTCCATCATTACGCGATAGAATCAAAGTTTCATACCTTGGAACCTTATATGCCGGTCATTCTAAATATTCTCTAAGCTATAATATGACAATACTTTCCTGTTCATCAATAATACCCCTTAAACGTGTTTCTTTGATTGCATCAGCCTTACAATACATCAAAACTTTTTCAATTGAATGGATACATATAGGGTCAGGCCCTTGCCGACCTGAGGTAGAGTCTATTGCAAAAGATTTTTCTGAAAATGTAAAGTTTAAAATTACAGGTTGGCTGCCAAGTAGTGAGGTACGCCAATTTTATCAGGAGAATGAGGTTGATTTATTTATAAATGTTAGTGAAAGTGAAGGGGTCCCCGTTTCTATTATGGAAGCTATGAGTTCAGGTGTTCCTGTATTGGCAACAGATGTTGGTGGAGTATCTGAAATTGTGAACAATAATAATGGCAAATTATTAGATCCTAGTATACAGCCAGAAGATTTAGCGAAGGAAATTACAAAATTCTTTCACAAGTCAAATGAAGAAAAATTATC